From Mauremys reevesii isolate NIE-2019 linkage group 10, ASM1616193v1, whole genome shotgun sequence, the proteins below share one genomic window:
- the LOC120373231 gene encoding lysosomal alpha-glucosidase-like yields MKSYQKLATDLPQPTESYAEEESIDGKPPCLRKLSTWWLGVGLLMMVAVLLSGVTMWMLRQVSGSQHEQTPLEKCSAVPEPLRFDCYPERNMVVTKELCESRGCCFIERDQPLRSRSGVPWCFYPPDFPSYTLESLNQTELGMVGLLRRKVKAYYPRDIERLQLSVEFETDTRLHIKITDSTSPRFEVPLEVPQAMKRAENPVYSLEFSKEPFGLLLRRRASGAVLLNTTVAPLIFADQFLQISTVLPSKFLYGLGEHRSSFLHSLDWSTLTLWARDVPPTESYNLYGAHPFYLLMEEGGAAHGVFLLNSNTMEVALQPAPALTWRTIGGVLDFYIFLGPDPNMVIQQYQQVIGFPAMPPFWGLGFHLCRWGYGTSNETWQIVKAMRNYQIPQDAQWNDIDYMEGYRDFTFDPEKFDTLPQLVEDLHKHGQYYVMILDPGISSTNPPGSYWPYDEGLRRGIFINTTQGQTLIGQVWPGLTAFPDFSNPDTYQWWLENLNQFHTRVPFDGLWIDMNEPSDFKDGSVDGCSPGELDNPPYVPAVLGGSLSAKTVCASAKQSTSVHYNLHNLYGLMEAKATASALIQIRGKRPLVISRSTFPSQGRYSGHWLGDNRSKWKDMYWSVPGVLSFNLFGIPLVGADICGFSGTTSEELCTRWMQLGAFYPFARNHNTQNEKAQDPVAFSSVARTAMKEVLLTRYALLPFLYTLFHRAHLQGHTVARALFFEFPQDVITYSIDKQFLWGQSLLVTPVLEPGVDSVIGYFPRGVWYDYYTGSSLNSSGESLKMAAPLDHINLHIREGAILPTQKPGSTSWVSSGNPLRLIAALSQNASAWGDLFWDDGESLDTFERGDYSYLVFNVTQNVFTSTVLHANVEATYITVDVLSVYGVREKPSRVTVNGKENPFSYLDNQVLTVSDLNLNLSQGFSIRWL; encoded by the exons ATGAAGTCCTACCAAAAGCTGGCAACAGACCTCCCACAGCCTACAGAATCCTATGCTGAAGAAGAGAGCATTGATGGGAAGCCACCCTGCCTTCGGAAGTTGTCCACTTGGTGGCTGGGTGTTGGCCTGCTGATGATGGTAGCCGTCTTGCTGAGTGGAGTCACCATGTGGATGCTCAGACAGGTGTCTGGGAGCCAGCATGAACAGACGCCCCTGGAGAAATGCAGCGCTGTCCCTGAGCCTCTCCGCTTTGACTGCTACCCTGAGAGGAACATGGTGGTGACAAAAGAGCTCTgtgagagcagggggtgctgcttTATTGAACGTGACCAGCCTTTGAGGAGCAGAAGTGGGGTGCCCTGGTGCTTTTACCCCCCTGACTTCCCCAGCTACACCCTGGAGAGCCTGAACCAGACTGAGCTGGGAATGGTGGGTTTGCTGAGGAGGAAGGTGAAGGCCTATTATCCCAGAGACATTGAGAGGCTGCAGCTGAGCGTGGAGTTTGAAACAGACACTCGGTTGCACATCAAG ATCACGGATTCCACAAGCCCTCGATTTGAAGTCCCCCTGGAGGTTCCTCAGGCAATGAAGAGAGCAGAGAATCCCGTATACAGCCTGGAGTTCTCCAAGGAGCCTTTTGGCCTGCTGCTGAGGCGCAGAGCCTCTGGCGCTGTGCT GTTAAACACGACCGTGGCTCCCTTGATCTTCGCTGACCAGTTTCTCCAGATTTCGACCGTCCTCCCTTCCAAATTTCTCTATGGCCTTGGGGAGCATCGGAGCAGCTTCCTGCACAGCCTGGACTGGAGCACCCTGACGCTGTGGGCCCGGGATGTCCCTCCCACG GAGTCTTACAACCTCTATGGAGCTCACCCATTTTACCTGCTGATGGAGGAAGGAGGAGCTGCTCATGGTGTCTTCCTCCTGAATAGCAATACAATGG AGGTGGCtctgcagccagctcctgccttgACCTGGAGAACCATTGGAGGAGTTCTGGATTTTTACATCTTCTTGGGTCCTGATCCCAACATGGTCATCCAACAGTATCAGCAGGTGATAG GTTTCCCTGCCATGCCACctttctgggggctggggttCCATCTGTGCCGCTGGGGCTATGGGACAAGCAATGAAACCTGGCAGATTGTGAAAGCCATGAGGAATTATCAAATACCACAG GATGCTCAGTGGAATGATATTGATTACATGGAAGGGTACCGGGACTTCACCTTTGATCCCGAGAAGTTTGACACCCTCCCGCAGTTGGTGGAAGACCTTCACAAGCATGGCCAGTACTACGTCATGATCCTG GATCCTGGAATCAGCAGCACTAATCCTCCTGGTTCTTACTGGCCTTACGATGAAGGCTTGAGACGTGGCATATTCATAAATACTACTCAGGGGCAAACACTGATTGGACAG GTGTGGCCTGGCCTCACTGCTTTCCCTGACTTCTCCAACCCAGACACTTACCAGTGGTGGCTGGAGAATCTGAACCAGTTCCATACTCGTGTCCCctttgatgggctttggatc GACATGAATGAACCATCCGACTTCAAGGACGGGTCGGTGGATGGCTGTTCCCCAGGGGAACTTGATAACCCTCCCTACGTGCCTG CCGTGCTGGGCGGGTccctctctgcaaagaccgtgTGTGCCTCGGCGAAGCAGAGCACCTCCGTGCACTACAACCTCCACAACCTTTACGGGCTGATGGAAGCCAAAGCCACAGCTAG CGCCTTGATCCAGATCCGAGGGAAACGCCCGCTTGTGATTTCTCGCTCCACCTTCCCCAGCCAGGGCAGGTACTCAGGACACTGGCTCGGTGACAACAGGAGCAAGTGGAAGGACATGTACTGGTCAGTCCCAG GGGTGCTGAGCTTCAATCTCTTTGGGATCCCGCTGGTTGGGGCGGACATCTGTGGGTTCTCAGGCACCACCTCGGAGGAGCTGTGCACCCGCTGGATGCAGCTTGGAGCCTTCTACCCCTTCGCCCGAAACCACAACACCCAGAATGAAAAG GCCCAGGATCCGGTGGCGTTCAGCTCGGTGGCGCGGACGGCCATGAAGGAGGTGCTGCTGACGCGCTACGCCCTGCTACCCTTCCTCTACACGCTCTTCCACCGGGCACACCTGCAGGGCCACACCGTCGCTCGAGCCTTGTTCTTTGA GTTTCCACAGGACGTGATCACGTACTCGATTGACAAGCAGTTtttgtgggggcagagcctgttgGTGACACccgtgctggagcctggagtggACTCTGTGATTGGCTACTTCCCCAGAGGGGTGTGGTACGATTACTACACG GGCTCCTCTCTGAACAGCAGTGGGGAGAGCCTGAAGATGGCCGCTCCGCTGGACCACATCAACCTGCACATCCGGGAGGGCGCCATTCTCCCCACCCAG AAACCCGGGAGCACCAGCTGGGTGAGCAGCGGGAACCCCCTGCGCCTGATCGCGGCCCTGTCCCAGAATGCCAGCGCCTGGGGGGACCTCTTCTGGGATGACGGCGAGAGCCTGGACACTTTTGAGAGGGGTGACTACTCCTACCTGGTGTTCAACGTCACGCAG AATGTCTTCACCTCCACTGTCCTTCACGCCAATGTGGAAGCCACCTACATCACTGTGGATGTGCTGAGTGTCTATGGGGTCCGGGAGAAGCCCAGCAGAGTCACTGTCAACGGCAAAGAGAATCCCTTCTCCTACCTGGACAACCAG GTTCTCACGGTGAGCGACCTCAACCTCAACCTCAGCCAGGGATTCTCCATCCGCTGGCTGTGA